The Candidatus Saccharimonadales bacterium DNA segment CACAGACTGCTTAATCTGCAGTGGGGTATATTCAGTGATCGGTATCTCCCGCTGGGCACCAATCAGAAGAACGACACCACGCGCGTGACTGACCGAGATAGCAGTAGTTGCATTTCGAGCAAAGAAGAGCTTTTCGACAGCCATAACATCAGGTTTGTGCTGATCGACGATATTCGCCAACTCATTATAGAGAGTCAGAAGGCGAGCGGGGAGTTCCTGATGAGCGGGCGTTCGAATAACTCCGGCATCAATCATCCTTGAGTTCTTGGTCCCCGTTTCGATAACCCCAAAACCGAGAATACCTGTCCCTGGGTCGATACCAAGAATCCGCATAACTTCTCCTAAGTGTCTTTAATGACGAAATTAGCATGCACGTTGGTGACATCGTCGAGGCCATCGAGCGCATCCATTAGATTCATCAGTTTACGTTCGGTTTCAGAGTCGCTAATCTCTATGGTGTTCTGAGGCACGTACGTCAATTCCGCTTCCCTGATCTCCAGCTCTTCCTCGCTCTCCAGCGACTTCCTGACGGCAGCCAATTGTTTCGGGTCGGTGTAGATCACCAATTCGCCGTCTTCCACTTCAGCATCTTCCGCTCCGGCATCGATAGCGGTGAGCATAGCTTCATCCGCATCACCGTTAAAACCGACCCGGATAACGCCCTTCCTTTGGAACTGGAAAGCGACTGCCCCGCTTTCGGCAATATTGCCCCCGTGTTTACTGAAAGCTAGACGGACTTCTGGGTAGGTTCGGTTCTT contains these protein-coding regions:
- a CDS encoding crossover junction endodeoxyribonuclease RuvC, whose amino-acid sequence is MRILGIDPGTGILGFGVIETGTKNSRMIDAGVIRTPAHQELPARLLTLYNELANIVDQHKPDVMAVEKLFFARNATTAISVSHARGVVLLIGAQREIPITEYTPLQIKQSV
- a CDS encoding YebC/PmpR family DNA-binding transcriptional regulator; this translates as MSGHSKWSTIKRQKGAKDAQKGAIFTKLGNMLAIAARSGDDPETNFALRLAIDKAKAASMPHANIQRAIDRGSGKLGGAIIEEVTYEGYGPGGAGIIVECATDNKNRTYPEVRLAFSKHGGNIAESGAVAFQFQRKGVIRVGFNGDADEAMLTAIDAGAEDAEVEDGELVIYTDPKQLAAVRKSLESEEELEIREAELTYVPQNTIEISDSETERKLMNLMDALDGLDDVTNVHANFVIKDT